One genomic region from Eptesicus fuscus isolate TK198812 chromosome 4, DD_ASM_mEF_20220401, whole genome shotgun sequence encodes:
- the NCF1 gene encoding neutrophil cytosol factor 1, translated as MGDTFIRHIALLGFEKRFVPSQHYVYMFLVKWQDLSEKVVYRRFTEIYEFHKTLKEMFPIEAGDINPENRIIPHLPAPRWFDGQRAAESRQGTLTEYCSALMGLPVKISRCPHLLDFFKVRPDDLKLPTDSQVKKPETYLMPKDGKTNTAAADITGPIILQTYRAIADYEKSSGSEMALAIGDVVDVVEKGESGWWFCQMKTKRGWVPASYLEPLDSPDEPEDPEPNYAGEPYVTIKAYTAALEDEISLQEGETIEVIHKLLDGWWVIRKEDATGYFPAIYLQKAGQDVVQAQRQIKSRGAPPRRSSIRNAQSIHQRSRKRVSQDTYRRNSVRFLQQRRRQGRPGPPSAGSPLTEEIERPKPQPAVPPRPSADLILHRCSESTKRKLASPV; from the exons GTGTACATGTTCCTGGTGAAGTGGCAGGACCTGTCCGAGAAGGTGGTCTACCGGCGGTTCACGGAGATCTATGAGTTCCAT AAAACCTTAAAGGAAATGTTTCCTATTGAGGCGGGGGACATCAACCCAGAGAACAGGATCATCCCCCATCTGCCAG CACCGAGGTGGTTTGACGGGCAGCGGGCAGCCGAGAGCCGCCAGGGCACGCTCACCGAGTACTGCAGTGCACTCATGGGCCTGCCGGTCAAGATCTCCCGCTGCCCACACCTCCTTGACTTCTTCAAGGTGCGCCCCGACGACCTCAAGCTCCCCACCGACAGCCA GGTGAAGAAGCCGGAGACGTACCTGATGCCTAAAGATGGCAAGACTAACACGGCCGCTGCCG acaTCACCGGCCCCATCATCCTGCAGACATACCGGGCCATTGCCGACTATGAGAAGAGCTCGGGCTCCGAGATGGCTCTGGCCATAGGCGACGTGGTGGACGTCGTGGAGAAGGGCGAGAGCG GCTGGTGGTTCTGCCAAATGAAGACAAAGCGAGGCTGGGTCCCAGCCTCCTACTTGGAGCCCCTGGACAGTCCTGATGAGCCCGAGGACCCAGAGCCCAACTACGCAG GTGAGCCCTACGTCACCATCAAAGCCTACACTGCTGCACTGGAGGACGAGATATCCCTCCAGGAGGGCGAAACCATCGAGGTCATTCATAAGCTCTTGGACGGTTGGTGGGTCATCAG GAAAGAAGACGCCACCGGCTACTTCCCGGCCATTTACCTGCAGAAGGCGGGGCAGGACGTAGTTCAGGCCCAACGCCAGATCAAGAGCCGAGGGGCGCCGCCCCGCAG GTCGTCCATCCGCAATGCACAGAGCATCCACCAGAGGTCGCGAAAGCGCGTCAGCCAGGACACCTATCGGCGCAACAGCGTCCGCTTTCTGCAGCAGCGCCGCCGCCAGGGCCGGCCCGGGCCGCCGAGCGCCGGGAGCCCGCTGA CCGAGGAGATCGAGCGCCCGAAGCCGCAGCCGGCGGTGCCCCCGCGGCCCAGCGCAGACCTCATCCTGCACCGCTGCAGCGAGAGCACGAAGCGGAAGCTGGCGTCCCCCGTCTGA